In Bacteroidota bacterium, the sequence ATCAAGAGCCGTCACCCCTTCTTTCCAATATCCTGAACTGTATTTCATCTGCCTGCCGAGAATCAGTTTGAAAAACTCGGTGGGAACTTCATAATGCTGCTCGTTTGCCTCTTTCATGCTGACCGCAATAGGGCTGCGTCTCAATTCGTCGACAAGGACCATACAATGCTGCTGCTGAAGCTCGCAACTCCCCTTTTTCTCTTCCCTCAGCCGTTGGCGCAGCAATCGCCGGATGCCGATTCTAATAAGCCAATCGGGAAGGGCGTCGTTTTCCAGCAATGTAGTGACCATAGAATTCGAGCACAGATCGTTAAAGATATATTACGGCGAACAAATCAGCAAACTGTCATGGAACGTGTCCGCCCCGTTTTAGGGCCTTTTCTAGGCCCTATTTTGCTTGCTTTTTACCCTGTTTAGTTCTAATATGAGCACGCCACATTGAACACTGTCTTTGCTTGACAAGTTCGCGCCTCCGTTTTGCGGCGCTGGCAAATGGTCTGGAGACCTCTCTGCGTTGAGTTGCATTGTAGGCAAGAGAAACGTGCAGATCAGCGCAGAACAGGAATGTGATTGCAAGTAAGCCTCGGGATTCTTCCCCAGCGGAAGATGAGCGAGGCTTTTGCATTTTATCAGGATCTTTGATGTGAATTTCCGGCAACCTATTCGTTGCCTAGAAGGAGGATTTGTGGAATTCACTTCGCAGTTACGCCGGCATCTGGGGGAGTCAGCACATCTCGTTACCCTCCGTACAAGAACTGACCAGCGCACTCATCTCCTGGACTTCACAAAGGACCGCCCGGGAGAGGAAATCACCGTTATAGAAGTCGGGGAACACGGCGTTACCGTCGAGTATGCTGCGTCAGGCCATAAACACATCTTTGCTTTCGATGAAATTGCAGTGAAGGAACGGACGCCGCAGAAGGCACGGCCTTCTTAAGGCGCGTTCTTCATACACGTTTCTCCGCAACAACACAGACTCTTTTCAACACGCTCGTCAACCATCTCCGCTTACGAAACGAGCTGTTGCCTCACGAATGCGATCACTACCATACGAAAGGAGCATTTCCGCTATGGCCGATAAGAAAGCAGATCTTGCAGGACCCGGTATTGGCAACTATGAAGAGTTGGAATCGATCCTGCCCCGCAATTACAGATCATTGCTGGACCCAAAGCAAACGCAAAGAGCGCTCTTCGACCTTAAAGAATACATCGAGGATCATCTTTGCAAAGAACTCAATCTCATGATGGTACAGGTTCCGCTCATCGTGGACGTCGAGAGCGGCGTCAACGATCTCTTGGACCGGGACGGCTCCCGTACGCCCATTCAATTTCACATCTCCAACGACCACGACAAGAATCCGGTCGACGCTCAAGTCGTCCAGGCTGCAACCAAATGGAAGCGCGTCGCCCTCAAACAATTCGGAATGAAAGTCGGCGAAGGCCTTTGCACAGATATGAGAGCGGTTCGCAAAGACTATTTTCTCGATCACGACCATAGCGTCTATGTTGACCAATGGGATTGGGAAAAGATCATTACGTCCAAACAGCGAAACCTCGCATACCTCAAGGGGGTGGTCAAAAAGATCTGGAAAGTTCTGACGGGCGCAGAGCATTATATCCAGCGCCGTTATCCAAAATTGCACAATAAGAACTATCCCGACCTGCCGGCCGAGCTGACGTTCTTGCATGCGGAAGATATTCTTGAAATGTATCCGGATTTGCCGAGGAAGGCCCGCGAGACTCAAATACTTCAAAAATACCCCGCCGTTTTTATCATCGGAATCGGCTGGCCGCTGAAAGACGGTTACCCGCACGAGAATCGGGCGGCGGATTACGACGACTGGGTGACGGTGAATCAATCGAAAGACGGAAAAGTCACGCACGGCTTAAACGGCGATATCCTTGTCTGGAACCATGTGACGAAACGGCGCCATGAACTGACGTCGATGGGAATTCGGGTCAACGCCGAAACGCTCAAGACACAGTTGGAGATGGCGGGACAGCTCGATTTCCTGAAACAGAGCTATCATCAGGGAATCGTTGCAAACGAACTTCCGCTGAGCATCGGCGGGGGCATCGGTCAATCGCGGACCTACATGCTCCTCCTGAAAAAAGCCCATTTGGGAGAAGTGAGTGTCACCGTGTGGCCGAAAATTCTTAGAGAGATGTGTGCCAAGAAAAATATCCACGTCCTCTGACTGCGGCCCATGCGGTAAGAGCTCTCTTTGTGATGCCATCACGGTGTCGACGAAAGTCGCCGATCAATGGATCGGTC encodes:
- the asnA gene encoding aspartate--ammonia ligase, translated to MADKKADLAGPGIGNYEELESILPRNYRSLLDPKQTQRALFDLKEYIEDHLCKELNLMMVQVPLIVDVESGVNDLLDRDGSRTPIQFHISNDHDKNPVDAQVVQAATKWKRVALKQFGMKVGEGLCTDMRAVRKDYFLDHDHSVYVDQWDWEKIITSKQRNLAYLKGVVKKIWKVLTGAEHYIQRRYPKLHNKNYPDLPAELTFLHAEDILEMYPDLPRKARETQILQKYPAVFIIGIGWPLKDGYPHENRAADYDDWVTVNQSKDGKVTHGLNGDILVWNHVTKRRHELTSMGIRVNAETLKTQLEMAGQLDFLKQSYHQGIVANELPLSIGGGIGQSRTYMLLLKKAHLGEVSVTVWPKILREMCAKKNIHVL